A section of the Maniola jurtina chromosome 28, ilManJurt1.1, whole genome shotgun sequence genome encodes:
- the LOC123879537 gene encoding cholesterol 7-desaturase nvd — protein sequence MATEYNLKNELRCQDTKPNFDIMFYTNFAMNLIKICLVVVSSHFKVILLSAVLILFLFILYKSYWSPVLYKKELSDIGYSHLPKKDRDLHIIRTQNNRKFGSKLPPPYPNGWFSLVESQNLEVGDVVPVDALGLNLCVYRGEDGKARIVDAYCPHLGANLAMGGSVCGDCIQCPFHQWRFHDGACVSIPGMETVPKGISIKTYPCMEVDGSVWVWYHVDGEPPLWTVAESEDIKNWGYRGRNEFLVNAHIQEIPENGADVAHLNAVHTASMFSDIGMKYPFLNQIIGHHTWGAEWVKGDEEHLANITISQKYIIMKMDVFPLKVTVNQIGPAHVRLNFMSPLGPMTVSQSVTPLAPLLQRVVHRVYSPRYNAPLGAALVLLEASQFQRDVAIWNHKRYVSSPAYAKSDKTIRTFRSWFSQFYSSNSVSLRDAMRNPLDW from the exons ATGGCGACCGAATACAATTTGAAAAACGAACTGCGCTGTCAAGACACCAAACCAAACTTTGACATCATGTTTTACACAAACTTCGCGATGAATCTAATCAAAATATGTTTAGTGGTTGTCAGCAGCCATTTTAAAGTTATTCTCCTGAGCGCAGTGCTGATACTTTTTCTATTTATTCTGTACAAGTCTTATTGGAGCCCTGTGCTTTATAAAAAG gAGTTATCAGATATAGGCTACAGCCATCTGCCGAAGAAGGACAGAGACCTGCACATCATCAGGACTCAGAACAACCGGAAGTTTGGCAGCAAGCTCCCCCCTCCATATCCTAATGGATGGTTCTCCCTGGTGGAAAGTCAGAACTTGGAGGTTGGAGACGTGGTTCCCGTTGATGCTTTGG GTCTAAACCTCTGCGTGTACAGAGGAGAGGATGGCAAGGCTCGCATAGTGGACGCCTACTGCCCGCACCTGGGCGCCAACCTGGCGATGGGCGGCTCGGTCTGCGGGGACTGCATACAGTGCCCCTTCCACCAGTGGAGGTTCCACGATGGTGCTTGTGTGAGCATACCAGGCATGGAAACAG TGCCCAAAGGTATATCCATCAAGACCTACCCTTGCATGGAAGTAGATGGTTCTGTATGGGTGTGGTACCACGTTGACGGTGAACCTCCACTCTGGACGGTGGCGGAGAGCGAGGATATCAAGAATTGGGGGTACCGAGGACGGAATGAGTTCCTGGTCAATGCTCATATACAG GAAATACCAGAGAATGGTGCGGATGTGGCACACCTTAACGCGGTTCACACCGCGTCCATGTTCTCAGACATCGGCATGAAGTATCCATTCCTTAATCAAATCATTG GTCATCACACCTGGGGAGCGGAGTGGGTCAAAGGTGATGAAGAGCACCTCGCTAACATAACGATCTCACAGAAGTACATTATCATGAAGATGGACGTCTTTCCATTGAAAGTCACTGTTAATCAG ATAGGTCCAGCCCACGTTCGCCTGAACTTCATGTCTCCTTTGGGACCCATGACAGTGTCGCAGTCAGTAACACCACTAGCACCCTTGTTGCAAAGAGTGGTTCATCGCGTGTACTCGCCACGCTACAACGCGCCGCTCGGGGCCGCGCTGGTCTTACTGGAGGCGAGCCAG TTCCAAAGAGACGTGGCAATATGGAACCACAAACGCTACGTGAGCTCGCCCGCCTACGCCAAGAGCGATAAAACTATCCGCACCTTCCGATCCTGGTTCAGCCAGTTCTATAGCAGCAACAGCGTATCCCTGCGAGACGCGATGCGGAACCCCTTAGATTGGTAG